A segment of the Anaerolineales bacterium genome:
GCGTGCGCACCCTCAACGGGCCTGCCTTGGTGGAACGCTGCTATCGCTCCTGGCGCGAATGTGCCCCGATGAACCTCGAATACCGGACGGAGGATGGGCTGACACAAGAAGCGCCCATCGTCGCGGTGCGGTGGGTGGAAGTCTCTGACGGCCACCTGCTGGTTTTGTGGGTCCGGTTGGATGACAGCCGGGCAGAAGTCGAGTTCGGGTTGGACCTGGATGACTCGCTGGATGAAGCGGGGGACGCCGGGCTAGACCCACTGCTCTGACATCGCACTCACCGGCACCACCCCCGAGTTGCTTGCGCTTCATCGCCTGATACGCCCGGCGCGCCAGGTGCGCTCGTCGGTCGCGCGCCCTGTGTCCTCTGGAGGTGAGCCATGGCATGGGAAGAGGGTGTGTTGTTCTGCGATGGTTGCGGCGCCGAGATCACGGGAGCACCCGTGCTGCGGGGCGACAAGTTCCACTGCTGTGAGGACTGCGCCGAGGGGCGCGAGTGTGAGTGCGCCTTGGTCTTCGAAGAGGATCGCCGCGCCTCAGGCGGGGAGGCGCCAGCCGACTGAGGCGAACTGCGCTTCGGACTGCCTGCCCGGCGGGCTGGACGCACAGTCGCAGACCCGAATCTCGATGCACGATCGGTTCGTGGCCTTGCTTTCCGAGGGGAACCCAAGCCGCGACGGCCGGGCCAACGAGGTGGCGTGCATCGTGGGCGAGCGCCCCAAGTTCCTGCCCGGCCGGGTCGAAGCCCTTGAGTCTCCCAATACTTCGGTCCGCGGGCACGCCGTCGATGCCCTGGAGAAGCTGGCCCGAACCTCCCCAGTTGAAGTTGCAGCCTGGCTTCCCCAGATTGCCCGAGCGGCGCAGCGCGCCGAAGTGCCCATGGTTCGCTGGCATCTGCCGCGGCGGCGCTCGGGGATCTCTCGCTGCTCCCGCACAGCGTGCCGAGGGCACGGCGAGCCCAGGCCGCGCGCTGGCTGACCAACCCCGAATCTTCCCTTCCCGCCTCTTGGGTCAGGAGGGCTCCCCGCCCGCAGGGCTGACTCCCGCCGTCCATCCGACCGCCAGGTTAGAGCTGGCTTGGCCGAACGGAACCGTGCGAGAGACAGCGGAGTCTGGGTGAGCCCCAGACCCCGCTGTGCGCCCTGCCTCGTTTCGTCGGGCGGCGTGCGGCTGCGGACTAGGTCCCGAGGCGGCTGCGCTCCTGCTCTGCCACCTCGTCATCGAGCTTGCGGTACAACGGCTGCGGCGGCTGCAGGCGCTGCCCGGGCATCAGCTGACTCGGAGCCCAACGTCCGCTCGCTTGGTCGGCGACGTACACCAGCGCCTGGTGGTCGCGGGTCTCTTCGGCGTATGTCTGGATCTGCAGGTGTCCCTGAAGCCGGCCGGCATAGCCGAGGGCGGCATGCAGGCGCTCACTGGAGAAGGGCAGGAACGGTGAGAGCAGGATCTTGAGCGAATCGATGGCCCGCAGGGCGGTATAGACCGTGGTCTCGGCCGCGGGGCGATCGGTCTTGATCACGCTGAACCAGGGAGCGCGATCCAGGTAGCCGTTGACGGCCCGCGCCAGAGCCAAGGCCTCGCTCAAGGCTTCGCGCAACCGCACGGCCTCGATCAGGCCCCCGACGAGCTCGAACCCGGCCTCGACGCGCTCGAGCAGCTCCACGTCAGCGAGGCGAAGAGATCCCGGGGCGGGGACCTGACCTTCCCAGTGTTTGTAGGCAAAGGAGAGTACGCGGTTGGCCAGGTTGCCCCAGGTGGCGACCAGCTCATCGTTGTTGCGGCGGACGAACTCCTCCCAGGAGAAGTCGGAGTCGCGGGTTTCCGGCATCAGGCAGGCGACATAGTAGCGAATTGGGTCGGGATCGAAGCGCTGCAGGATGTCCGGAAGCCAGATCGCCCAGTTGTGGCTCTTGCTGAACTTGGCACCCTCGACGTTCATGAATTCATTGGCGGGAATGTCGTACGGCAAGTTGAACCGGCGGTCATGGTCGGCCTCATCGAGGCGTTCGGCGCCCAGCAGTTCGGCTTGCCAGATCACGGTATGGAAGGGGATGTTGTCCTTGCCGAGAAAGTTGTAGATGCGCGCCTCGGGGGCGTACCACCAATCTTTCCAGGCCTCCGGCTGGCCGGTGTTGTGGGCCCACTCCACCGTGGCGGTAAGGTAGCCCATTACCGCCTCGAACCAGACGTACAGCGCCTTCTCTTGCCAGCCGGGCAGCGGCACTCGCACGCCCCATTCGATGTCGCGGGTTACGGGGCGGCCCTTCAGGCCCTCCAGGACATAGTTGCGGGCAAAGTTGATGACGCTCGGGCGCCAGTGATCGGCGTGCGACTCGAGATAGGCAAGCAGCCGCTCGCTGAACGCCGGCAGGT
Coding sequences within it:
- the metG gene encoding methionine--tRNA ligase, whose amino-acid sequence is MTATIHVSVAWPYANGDLHVGHLAGAYLPADIFARYHRLKGNRVLMVSGSDAHGTPITIEADKRGQSPRSLFEHYHHRFLDTLQATGISFDLFTHTDTENHHRLAQALFLRLHQNGHLFLDTQRQLYSESQQRFLADRYVEGTCPVCAYEAARGDQCDKCGSLLDAVDLIHPVSKVDGSSPVIRETEHFYLNLPAFSERLLAYLESHADHWRPSVINFARNYVLEGLKGRPVTRDIEWGVRVPLPGWQEKALYVWFEAVMGYLTATVEWAHNTGQPEAWKDWWYAPEARIYNFLGKDNIPFHTVIWQAELLGAERLDEADHDRRFNLPYDIPANEFMNVEGAKFSKSHNWAIWLPDILQRFDPDPIRYYVACLMPETRDSDFSWEEFVRRNNDELVATWGNLANRVLSFAYKHWEGQVPAPGSLRLADVELLERVEAGFELVGGLIEAVRLREALSEALALARAVNGYLDRAPWFSVIKTDRPAAETTVYTALRAIDSLKILLSPFLPFSSERLHAALGYAGRLQGHLQIQTYAEETRDHQALVYVADQASGRWAPSQLMPGQRLQPPQPLYRKLDDEVAEQERSRLGT